The sequence GAGCGCACTGATCGGTATTTGGACACCCACGTCAGCCTCTACGCCCTGGTCAAACGCTTTGCCGCCAAGGTCGGCGGCCTGGCCGGGCAGGGGAGAAAGGCCGATGATCCGGCCATATTTCGCAAGAAAATCGAGCTGTTCGGCTACCGCGACAACATGAAGGCCCTGGCCGACATGGTGCGCAAGGATGGCGGGGAGTTCGTGCTCGTGGACTATCCCTGGCTGGCCATGGACCCGTTGCCGGGGAATGCGCCCAAGGTGGTCCGCGACGCCTCCACGCCGCTGTACCGCTTCGGCAAGACCTACTTCCCCGAGGCCAATGCCGCGGTCGCCCGGCAGGATGGCGCGTTCGTGCTCAATCCCCAGCCCGATTTCGACGCGGCCGTGGCCGCCGACGTGGCCCGGGCCGGGCAGTATTATTTCGACGAGATCCACCTGACCAAGCTCGGCAACCAGTTGCTCGCCCGGGACATCGCCGCCGGGCTGCCGGCCGTGCCGTCCTTTGCCCGGGCCGTGGCCGGCTGTTCCCCGGCCGAACCGGAAGCGGCGCTGGCCAATGCCGTGAAGCTCGACGACCCGCGCGTGGATTTCAAAAACGGCTGGCCGCGTCCGGGCGAAACCGCCGTGCCCCTGGCCGTGGCCGCCACGGACAACGTGGTCATCGGCCAAAGCGACGACTACCCCGGCCATGCCGTGGCCCGTTGCCTCGATCCCGCCCGGCCCGGCGCCATCACCCTGCGCGCCGGGGCCGCCTTCGCTCCGCGCCCCATGGCCCATACGCGCTACCCGGCCTTCTGGTATCCGCGCCTGGCCTGCGCCGCCGACCGGGTGGAAGCGGAAGCGGCCGGCCGCACCTTCTTCACCCTGGCCGGCGTGACGCCCTGCCGCTTCACCGACGTTTCCGCCCGGTTCGGCCTCGACCTGCCGGCCCTTGTCGCCGGCGACGCGATGACGGTGCGTCTTTTCGGCCATGCCCAACTCTGGTTGACCAACGGGAATCCGGTGTTCACAGGCGACGTCACGTCCCCCGGCTATTGAGGCCTTTTCACCGCAACCGAGGAATCTTCCATGAGAAAAACCACTCGTTTTCGGGATCTGCTGCATGCTCCGGAAATCCTCATGCTTCCCGTGGCCCACGATGCCCTCTCCGCCCTGGCCATCGCCCAGGCCGGTTTCTCCGCCATGAGCGTGGCCGGCTACGGCTCGGCCGGAAGCCTGCTCGGGCTGCCCGACATCGGGCTTTTGACGGCCACCGAGATGCTCACCCATTACGCCCACATCGTCTCGCGCGTGGACGTGCCGGTCATGGTGGACATCGATACCGGCTTCGGCGACGTCAACAACGTCATCCGCACCGTGCGCGAAGTGGAACAGCTCGGCGCGGCCGCGCTTTTCATCGAGGACCAGACCTATCCCAAGCGTTGCGGGCACATGGCCGGCAAGTCGGTGGTCCCGGTGGAAGAGTATCTGCCCAAGCTGAAAGCCGCCTTGTGGGCCCGCCGCGACCCGGATTTCGTCATCATGGCCCGCACCGACGCGGCCGCCGTGTACGGCATCGACGAGGCCATCCGCCGGGCCAGACTGTATGCGGAGACCGGCGCGGACATGGTCTTCGTCGAAGCCGTGACCACGGTCGAGGATATGCGCAAGGTCAATTCCTCGCTTGCCGTCCCGGTCATGGCCAATATGATCGAGGGCGGGCGCAGCCCGTTTCTGCCGGCTTCCGAGCTTCAGGAGCTCGGCTATGCCGCCGTGGCCTACCCCTGCGCCTCGGTCTTTACCGCCGTGCGGGCGCTACGGAAATGGGCCGGGCATCTGAAGGCCCACGGCACCAGCGCCGGTTTCGCCGGCCCGGACACCATGCTCGACTTCGAGGAGTATTTCCGCTTCATCGGCGCGGCGGATATCCGCGAACGCGAAAAGAAATTTTATTGAGTGAGAAGAGGGAAGGACGCAGGGAGGATGCCTCCGGCGGCCAGGGGAACCTTTTTGGAAAAAGGTTCCCCTGGACCCCTCCCAAAATTTTTGACGGCTTTGGCGGGCGGAGGGGCATAGGTCGGCGGGTGAGGTCGGTCCGCGTGGCGGACTGGCGGGCTTGCGCCCGCAGGGTGTGGCCGGAAACGGACCGGCGCAGCATGCCGCTTCGCGGCAAGCTCGCCGGCTCTGTTTCCGGCCACACGATGGCCATCGTCCCTTCGGGACGAAGGGGACAGAGAGTATGATCTCGTCCCCCCTTTAAAAGTTTTTGGGGAGGGTGGGGGCCCGGGGGAGGGAACCCCTTTTTTCAAAAAGGGGTTCCCTCCCCCGGTTCCTCCTCATCCTTCTCCACAAGGATGCTCACACCATGCAAAAGCGCACCATTATCGTGTCGGGGCTGGCCGCCACCTATCCGCTTGGCGGCGTGGCCTGGGACTATATCCAGTATCTCCACGGGTTTTATCGTCTTGGCCATGACGTGTATTATCTGGAGGACACGGGCGGCTGGGCCTATGATCCGTTCAACGTCACCTTTGTGGACGATTTGACCTATCATACGAAGTACCTGGGCGATTTTTTGGAGCGGCTCGATCCTGGGCTGGCCAAGCGCTTTTGCGTCATCGGCCCGGACGACCGGCACTGGGGCATGTCCGCCGAGGATCTGGCTGCGGTCGTTGGGCGCGCCGACGTCTTTTTCAATATTTCCACCACCTGCCAGTTGCGCGAGGCCTACGCGAAAATCCCGGTCAAGGTGCTCATCGACTCCGATCCGCTCTACACCCAGTCGAGCTTCCCGGATTATCTGGCCGGCACGGCCTCGGACGAGGAAAAGAAAAACATCGAGAACATGCGCCGCCATGACGTGTTCTTCTCGTTCGGGGAGAACGTGAACGAGGATTTCTGCACCGTGCCCAAGGGCATTTTCGACTGGATTCCCACCCGCCAGCCCATTGTGCTCGACGCCTGGGCCGGCGCGCCGGCAAAGCCCGCCCGCGACGTGTTCACCACAGTGCTGTCCTGGCAGCCGACCCAGAAGGGGCCGCTGGTCGGCGGCGTGCAATACGGCGGCAAGAACATGGAATTCGAGAAGATGCTCGACCTGCCCCAAAAGACTCCGGCCACCCTCGAGCTGGCCCTTGGCGGCGGCAAGCCGCCGCGCGAGCTTTTGGAGGAAAAGGGCTGGAAGCTGCGTGACGGGTTTTCCATGTCCCAGACGCCCTGGGTCTACCGGGATTACATATGGGACAGCCTGGCCGAATTTTCCACCGCCAAGAATGCCTACGTGGCCACGCGGTCGGGCTGGTTTTCCTGCCGCACGGCCTGCTACCTGGCTTCCGGCCGGCCGGCCGTGGTCCAGGACACGGGCTACTCGCGCTTCATGGACGTGGGCGAGGGTGTGCTGGCCTTTGACGA comes from Solidesulfovibrio fructosivorans JJ] and encodes:
- a CDS encoding SGNH/GDSL hydrolase family protein — encoded protein: MAVRGGRRWLFVLCVVLVNVALFALLDWGAGLILAHLEGGEPQTRIFNAENGRDAGFVVQYDEHLGYRLVRHDADPSRFEDSAGKTVPVAKAPGVYRILCLGGSTTYGVGADKTNSFPAQLEDLLTRVYGGCKVRFEVLNLGVMGYHSWHSRIRFRTELAKLKPDLVIAMDAVNDLAASTLADDSAAFAKEKNKLLSLANAGRQGGFLERTDRYLDTHVSLYALVKRFAAKVGGLAGQGRKADDPAIFRKKIELFGYRDNMKALADMVRKDGGEFVLVDYPWLAMDPLPGNAPKVVRDASTPLYRFGKTYFPEANAAVARQDGAFVLNPQPDFDAAVAADVARAGQYYFDEIHLTKLGNQLLARDIAAGLPAVPSFARAVAGCSPAEPEAALANAVKLDDPRVDFKNGWPRPGETAVPLAVAATDNVVIGQSDDYPGHAVARCLDPARPGAITLRAGAAFAPRPMAHTRYPAFWYPRLACAADRVEAEAAGRTFFTLAGVTPCRFTDVSARFGLDLPALVAGDAMTVRLFGHAQLWLTNGNPVFTGDVTSPGY
- a CDS encoding isocitrate lyase/PEP mutase family protein produces the protein MRKTTRFRDLLHAPEILMLPVAHDALSALAIAQAGFSAMSVAGYGSAGSLLGLPDIGLLTATEMLTHYAHIVSRVDVPVMVDIDTGFGDVNNVIRTVREVEQLGAAALFIEDQTYPKRCGHMAGKSVVPVEEYLPKLKAALWARRDPDFVIMARTDAAAVYGIDEAIRRARLYAETGADMVFVEAVTTVEDMRKVNSSLAVPVMANMIEGGRSPFLPASELQELGYAAVAYPCASVFTAVRALRKWAGHLKAHGTSAGFAGPDTMLDFEEYFRFIGAADIREREKKFY